The following coding sequences lie in one Capnocytophaga stomatis genomic window:
- a CDS encoding NUDIX hydrolase: MEKMIFEHCPNCTSTNVEFPNNVRFFCHDCDFVYYHNIAAAVVVVFRHRDKILFTVRNVEPDKGKLDLPGGFIDPNENAEQAACREVREELGLDIQPSQLKYVTTFPNNYLYKNVPYRTMDIFFECPLEEAELKVNAEDEIQALKWISINQIDLNEIGFTSIRNVIASHYKG; the protein is encoded by the coding sequence ATGGAAAAAATGATTTTTGAACATTGCCCTAATTGTACTTCAACAAATGTTGAATTTCCGAATAATGTGCGTTTTTTCTGTCACGATTGTGACTTTGTTTATTATCACAATATAGCGGCTGCGGTCGTTGTTGTGTTCAGGCATCGGGATAAAATTCTCTTTACGGTCAGAAATGTAGAGCCTGACAAAGGCAAATTGGACTTGCCAGGGGGATTCATCGACCCGAATGAAAATGCAGAACAAGCGGCTTGCCGTGAAGTTAGGGAGGAACTTGGGCTGGATATACAACCTTCACAGTTGAAGTACGTTACAACTTTCCCGAATAATTATCTGTATAAAAATGTTCCTTATCGCACGATGGATATTTTCTTTGAATGTCCTCTTGAAGAAGCTGAATTAAAGGTAAATGCAGAAGATGAAATTCAGGCTTTAAAGTGGATTTCCATAAATCAAATTGATTTAAATGAAATAGGATTTACGTCGATTCGTAACGTAATTGCGAGCCATTATAAGGGATAG
- a CDS encoding T9SS type B sorting domain-containing protein: MMRRIFLILAFFVVSQWVAGQCYDINGFNVTSVESVCLANGQVSVQLPAASAGCTASLTVELKLPSGSTGGLKHNVALGETITFDDLASGDYSVLLHDPSGASSSPKKINVAGTFVKLNINGLELCGATMSRTDTTSPAFSQEDGTIRFTIVGGTGVGTDFQVSLEDENGNILVPVRNITRPNASANFTYTLEKESPTDRIPSGIKAFLVVKNVVPSNIRNCEEDIKKVEINTPPAIYLPGSYNIAWGPIALRAEDDCKYSFGINIRRADGQTVHHNGGCRSNDILHYFRATGRAKIEVINSSDPSRVGNVDNLDYHSTNPSRGFNGWGYRTYPVYLEGDELLITIDDGLGTVLQRRFKLDVTPQGGFALSNSSSESGACEPYLRIKTSFGNSGTKYFTDLLSGGTFPITGYQWANAYTRQNWTAGKFKYEVEKEISTGTYSKVTHTEPDYDIVDVTPHGAGTYRVRVVSGAGCPVQEQIIRNVNYLSTNRFEKAFGSIQRNRGIYNGTVSFRMPMPTDFYYIHPSDPPGTSSKAKLTITRADGQSSVSFLTSLFFEEPVDKTINFPIEIPLIPGTINPNGVDFVGLGDFPPGEYIFKLEDACDSATRTIQFADIEAMSFGTGNNAPSYRVIKKCDTNEITYTLGNVAPNRDWIHVYLQRRNALGNWDIVNTRNFAPEGTFSNLTAGIYRLVTSNYYYMTMVGTPSPLEFVWTLLPPFANFPLTGLRTPDNLYVLQEVRGYSPDIEIKPRNFQPYVSSISCGTTDGSGMVLIDLSLSDLADEDVTYILYKEEVGGIKTAVASETLSSTVKTHSFQNLDNGRYTVEIKNTCFDYVTQPVEVNSDAVFQLGVDSSQNICPGDMATMKVNVSPALFDIEWFRINPNTGTKEGPLGIGQKIFTETVHTQTTYEVTVKLKNHFGCDSTSGSTQTTTITIIDDRDAPQITTFPDNQIHTIPAGLCTVSNITWQEPTYTDICPNTVTVSSTHTQPLELTVGVHSVVYTFTDALGNTASRTLVITINEPKLESSLTDKYTDGGANELTELTADQLFYYEVSYQNIGQEIISKAELTVQLPSNSNVEPSAVHSVDVSGAGAGTIPVYNPTNKSYTFTIPNYPSTGGKVRIPLQLTGGQEEAAKPCMNFLGFKSVIKYEGGGAACLRNDTKTVSSTIEINTSDNRKEAIFCTVTPLEAQPLFTGYQWFRGNTKLIEETNRTFTPTVSDIYTVEKYILCGTKTVTSFEIFDFKIPVEIKDITVVRDKVNCVDKGQLRIDTTVEGLAPYRYMARLSTEPFPTEADFTTPNPTDVVTNFGDNILDLPIGTYKVYVLDSNSKGCIKEYTQKTFTISQALEPSIDNIEVDVCNPSNGKYNVNVNITFGEPTLSHYYVLDGATPIQINVTPFTIPELSPGIHTITVVDSDNCGDTRTVTVNAPVTLGAASVTRELSCKNPTAAQITLADISGGTGIYTYELVQVIDRATNSYTTVSSSTVTIPSNTSTSVTVDVSVVGEYEFRVRDSQMVSCTTPKISNPVIVEAAKLPEIDAQQTKITPESCYKQAEGSIELVATSASLEPIDFKIIQMKDLTTGIVTPTVITPASSSANTAKFTNLSGTIAGIEYTIELTGNNGCKRQIQEIVKLNPPILANNALSTTQLSCVTNSNLEAVISFDANQISGGVPPYTWEFFNKTTGTSAGGNNQSTISVTDVNGGTFYVEVRDSAGCATNTNEVTINPSFSLSNVAVTVANPITCLVNEQISVNVTATPNYIPGTELRFTAKRLSDNFTVSETYSSTTATNSVSYTFTGLLPAGDYEITVENLVTNCNTKGTHQVGDLTDKFEINKSNERQPSCYQENDGRITLTFVDKKPTVGGNKATEGFTYTITHQTTNQTVTGVVPVGESVVEVLNLTGGDYRIDAISTANGCSVGTLFTIPQAASEIVVKATPVTPQVSCETNKGDISVEIVSGGKAPYSVTLSSATENVTQTIQDKLVVFKGLSAGVYTIALTDDWGCSTYTGTQTVELKAPEAVVASVTTTNASCNGQNDGRIVVTNVSGGSGSNIFTYELENGTDPKITQASNIFENLKAGAYVVTVVDNMGCKTVTNTAITEPTLIETKIDVTASDRIVCYGDADGYVKIKAKGGTQPYSIDIYTKESNSRVTPVSYVTPNPPNPALAPEVEITTDSILKSGVYYAKVTDATGCSVVTSEFTIEEFPDIQPKEVYQDKTCNSNGLYDPIAVRFASAVDANNTFYILNGTRGSFSSVEGNYGFIDNYDRTVAIQTLTIEYVKSHSDGQQLGKCTSSVSTVTVEEIKALTATEVINNGLNTIEVKAEGGVAPYRYSFNNQDQGDNPVYIVKESDPRYVDPLTNEVSREISVEVTDALGCTYTLTIRKVFYDIVTPNFFTPDGDGINDRWKPKNIENYPKSRTYIFDRNGRTMTILTPVDSWDGMYEGKHMPSGDYWYILELNKAKDNRKFYGNFTLYR; the protein is encoded by the coding sequence ATGATGAGGAGAATATTTCTAATACTAGCTTTTTTTGTTGTATCCCAATGGGTTGCGGGACAATGTTATGATATTAATGGTTTTAATGTAACTTCTGTGGAATCTGTTTGTCTTGCAAACGGGCAAGTTTCGGTACAGCTTCCTGCAGCAAGTGCGGGGTGTACTGCTTCGCTCACGGTAGAGTTAAAACTCCCAAGTGGCAGCACGGGTGGATTAAAGCACAATGTGGCTTTAGGAGAGACTATTACGTTTGACGACTTGGCTTCGGGAGATTATTCTGTGTTGTTACACGACCCTTCGGGAGCTTCTTCTTCTCCTAAAAAAATTAATGTTGCGGGTACTTTTGTTAAACTTAATATCAATGGTTTGGAGCTTTGTGGAGCTACAATGTCAAGAACAGACACAACATCTCCGGCTTTTTCGCAAGAAGACGGAACAATTAGGTTTACCATTGTTGGAGGAACCGGTGTAGGAACGGATTTTCAGGTAAGTTTGGAAGATGAAAATGGCAATATATTGGTGCCGGTGAGAAATATAACACGTCCTAATGCATCGGCTAATTTTACATACACCTTAGAAAAAGAATCTCCTACGGATAGAATACCTTCAGGTATAAAAGCATTTTTGGTAGTAAAAAATGTGGTGCCGAGCAATATTAGAAATTGTGAAGAGGACATAAAAAAAGTAGAAATAAATACTCCTCCTGCGATATATTTGCCTGGTTCGTACAATATTGCTTGGGGACCTATAGCCTTACGTGCGGAAGATGACTGTAAATACAGTTTTGGTATAAATATCCGTAGAGCTGATGGGCAAACCGTTCACCATAATGGAGGATGCCGTAGTAACGATATATTACACTATTTTAGAGCAACGGGGAGAGCTAAAATTGAGGTAATAAATTCATCTGACCCAAGCAGGGTTGGGAATGTTGATAATCTTGATTATCATAGCACAAACCCTTCCAGAGGATTTAATGGTTGGGGATATCGAACATATCCGGTTTATTTGGAAGGAGACGAGTTATTGATTACTATTGATGATGGTCTTGGAACGGTTTTACAAAGACGATTTAAATTAGATGTCACTCCCCAAGGAGGTTTTGCCTTGTCAAATTCATCTTCAGAGTCAGGGGCTTGTGAACCCTACTTGAGGATTAAAACATCTTTTGGTAATTCAGGAACAAAATATTTTACTGATTTGTTATCAGGAGGAACGTTCCCTATAACAGGATATCAATGGGCGAATGCTTATACAAGGCAAAACTGGACTGCCGGAAAGTTTAAATATGAGGTTGAGAAAGAAATATCCACTGGAACTTATTCTAAAGTTACTCATACTGAACCAGATTATGATATTGTAGATGTGACTCCACACGGAGCAGGTACATACCGAGTTCGTGTTGTTTCGGGAGCAGGTTGCCCTGTTCAGGAGCAAATTATTCGTAATGTAAATTATCTTTCAACAAATCGTTTTGAAAAGGCGTTCGGCAGTATCCAACGAAACAGAGGAATCTATAACGGAACAGTTTCTTTTAGAATGCCTATGCCAACGGACTTCTACTATATACACCCCTCCGACCCTCCCGGAACAAGCAGTAAGGCAAAATTAACAATCACACGTGCTGACGGACAGTCCTCTGTGTCTTTTCTGACATCATTGTTTTTTGAAGAGCCTGTAGATAAAACAATTAATTTCCCAATAGAAATACCATTAATTCCAGGTACGATTAATCCCAATGGGGTTGATTTTGTAGGGCTTGGAGATTTTCCACCAGGAGAGTACATTTTTAAATTGGAGGACGCTTGTGATTCTGCCACAAGAACTATTCAATTTGCAGATATAGAAGCAATGTCATTTGGAACAGGTAATAATGCTCCTTCTTATCGAGTTATAAAAAAATGTGACACGAATGAAATCACATACACGTTAGGAAATGTAGCTCCTAATCGGGATTGGATACACGTATATCTACAACGTAGAAATGCACTAGGAAACTGGGATATAGTAAATACTAGAAATTTTGCCCCTGAAGGAACCTTTTCTAATTTGACTGCGGGGATATATAGGTTAGTTACATCAAATTATTATTATATGACAATGGTGGGTACTCCTTCACCTCTCGAATTTGTATGGACATTACTGCCACCATTTGCGAATTTTCCTTTGACGGGACTCAGAACTCCAGATAATCTGTACGTACTTCAGGAAGTAAGAGGTTATTCTCCTGATATTGAAATTAAACCACGTAACTTTCAGCCTTATGTGTCAAGTATTTCTTGCGGAACTACCGATGGTTCGGGGATGGTTCTTATAGATTTATCACTCAGTGACTTGGCTGATGAGGATGTTACCTATATTTTGTATAAAGAAGAAGTAGGTGGTATTAAGACCGCTGTCGCTTCGGAAACGCTCTCATCAACAGTGAAAACACATTCTTTCCAGAATTTGGATAATGGTAGGTACACTGTGGAGATTAAGAATACTTGTTTTGATTATGTGACACAGCCGGTAGAGGTTAATTCTGATGCTGTGTTTCAACTTGGGGTTGATTCCTCTCAGAATATCTGTCCGGGAGATATGGCTACTATGAAAGTAAACGTTTCTCCGGCTTTATTCGATATTGAGTGGTTTAGAATAAATCCTAATACAGGAACTAAAGAAGGACCTTTGGGAATTGGGCAAAAGATATTTACTGAAACTGTACATACTCAAACGACTTATGAGGTAACGGTGAAACTTAAAAATCATTTTGGATGTGATTCGACTTCGGGAAGTACACAAACAACAACTATTACGATAATAGATGATAGAGACGCTCCTCAAATTACCACATTCCCAGATAATCAAATTCACACGATACCAGCAGGATTGTGTACAGTAAGTAACATCACTTGGCAAGAACCTACTTACACAGACATTTGTCCTAATACAGTAACAGTTTCTTCAACACATACACAGCCATTGGAGCTTACTGTGGGGGTACATTCTGTGGTTTATACTTTTACAGATGCTTTAGGAAATACAGCTTCGAGGACATTGGTCATCACAATTAATGAACCTAAGTTAGAATCTTCTCTGACAGATAAATATACCGATGGAGGAGCAAATGAATTGACAGAATTAACAGCCGACCAATTGTTCTACTATGAGGTGAGTTATCAAAACATAGGGCAAGAAATCATTTCAAAAGCCGAATTAACCGTACAGTTGCCAAGTAATTCAAATGTGGAGCCATCGGCAGTACACTCTGTAGATGTTTCCGGAGCTGGAGCAGGAACTATTCCCGTATATAATCCGACAAATAAGTCATATACTTTCACAATTCCGAATTATCCGTCAACGGGAGGAAAAGTTAGAATTCCTTTGCAACTTACAGGAGGTCAGGAAGAAGCTGCAAAACCTTGTATGAATTTTCTTGGGTTTAAATCTGTAATAAAATATGAAGGGGGAGGAGCAGCTTGTTTACGAAACGACACGAAAACAGTTTCTTCAACTATTGAAATTAATACTTCAGATAATAGAAAAGAAGCGATTTTCTGTACAGTAACTCCTCTCGAAGCACAACCATTATTTACAGGTTATCAGTGGTTTAGAGGAAACACAAAACTTATAGAAGAAACTAACAGAACATTCACACCTACCGTGTCTGATATCTATACAGTGGAAAAATATATCCTTTGTGGAACAAAAACAGTAACAAGTTTTGAAATTTTTGATTTTAAAATTCCTGTGGAAATCAAGGATATAACAGTAGTAAGAGACAAGGTGAATTGTGTGGATAAAGGACAATTGAGAATTGATACAACGGTAGAAGGTTTAGCTCCTTATCGTTATATGGCTCGATTAAGTACAGAACCATTCCCTACAGAAGCAGATTTTACCACACCAAATCCAACGGATGTTGTGACAAATTTTGGAGATAATATTTTGGATTTACCAATAGGAACTTACAAAGTTTATGTGTTGGATAGTAATAGTAAGGGTTGTATCAAAGAATACACACAGAAAACATTTACAATTAGTCAGGCACTTGAGCCATCAATAGATAATATTGAGGTTGATGTATGTAACCCATCAAACGGGAAATACAACGTAAATGTTAATATCACTTTCGGAGAACCTACGCTTAGCCATTACTATGTGTTGGACGGAGCGACCCCAATACAGATAAACGTAACGCCGTTCACTATTCCGGAATTATCACCAGGTATTCACACCATAACTGTGGTTGATTCGGATAATTGCGGTGATACACGTACTGTTACTGTAAATGCACCGGTTACGTTGGGAGCGGCAAGTGTTACGAGAGAACTTTCTTGTAAAAACCCAACGGCGGCACAAATTACTTTGGCAGATATTTCAGGAGGGACAGGCATTTATACCTACGAGCTTGTTCAAGTAATAGACAGAGCAACTAATTCATATACAACTGTTTCTTCGTCAACGGTAACGATTCCTTCAAATACATCAACTTCTGTGACGGTAGATGTTTCAGTGGTTGGTGAGTATGAATTCCGAGTTAGAGATTCGCAGATGGTTTCTTGCACCACTCCGAAAATCAGCAATCCTGTCATAGTGGAAGCAGCCAAATTACCGGAAATAGATGCTCAGCAGACCAAGATAACTCCTGAATCTTGCTACAAACAAGCCGAAGGAAGTATCGAATTGGTAGCAACATCAGCGAGTTTGGAGCCGATTGATTTTAAAATAATTCAGATGAAGGATTTGACAACAGGAATAGTAACCCCTACAGTTATTACGCCGGCGTCATCTTCAGCGAATACAGCGAAATTTACAAATTTGTCAGGAACAATTGCAGGAATTGAATATACGATAGAGCTAACAGGAAATAACGGATGTAAACGACAAATACAAGAAATTGTTAAATTAAATCCGCCTATATTGGCAAATAACGCTTTGAGCACTACGCAACTTTCGTGTGTTACAAATTCCAATTTGGAAGCCGTGATTTCCTTCGATGCAAATCAAATAAGTGGGGGAGTACCTCCATACACTTGGGAGTTTTTCAACAAAACAACAGGAACTTCCGCAGGAGGAAATAATCAATCAACTATTTCTGTAACAGATGTTAATGGAGGAACATTTTATGTAGAAGTAAGAGATTCTGCGGGATGTGCTACAAACACGAATGAGGTAACAATTAATCCTTCTTTCAGTTTATCGAATGTTGCAGTAACTGTTGCCAACCCAATAACTTGTTTGGTAAACGAACAAATTTCGGTAAATGTAACAGCTACACCGAATTACATTCCGGGAACAGAACTTCGTTTTACTGCAAAAAGATTGAGTGATAACTTCACAGTAAGTGAAACTTATTCATCAACAACGGCTACAAATTCTGTAAGTTACACATTTACAGGTTTATTGCCAGCGGGTGATTACGAAATAACAGTTGAAAATTTGGTTACAAATTGCAACACAAAAGGCACTCATCAAGTAGGAGATTTAACGGATAAGTTTGAAATTAACAAATCAAATGAAAGGCAACCTTCTTGTTATCAGGAAAATGATGGTAGAATAACGCTTACTTTTGTAGATAAGAAGCCAACTGTTGGAGGAAATAAAGCCACAGAAGGATTTACTTATACAATTACGCATCAGACTACAAATCAGACAGTAACGGGAGTTGTCCCTGTGGGAGAATCAGTTGTAGAGGTATTGAATTTGACTGGTGGAGATTATCGTATTGATGCAATTTCAACAGCGAACGGTTGTTCGGTAGGTACTTTATTTACGATACCGCAGGCAGCTTCGGAAATTGTTGTTAAAGCGACTCCGGTAACTCCCCAAGTGAGTTGTGAAACCAATAAAGGAGATATTTCTGTGGAGATTGTAAGTGGAGGCAAAGCTCCTTACTCGGTAACTTTGTCTTCTGCTACGGAAAATGTAACACAAACAATTCAAGATAAGTTGGTTGTATTCAAAGGATTATCAGCAGGAGTGTACACAATCGCCTTAACGGACGATTGGGGCTGCTCAACTTATACAGGCACACAAACAGTTGAATTGAAAGCTCCTGAAGCGGTAGTTGCCAGTGTAACAACGACGAATGCAAGCTGTAACGGGCAAAATGATGGAAGAATAGTCGTTACGAATGTGAGTGGAGGTTCCGGTTCAAATATATTTACGTATGAATTGGAAAACGGAACAGACCCGAAAATAACGCAAGCATCAAATATTTTTGAAAATCTGAAAGCAGGTGCTTATGTGGTGACAGTTGTCGATAATATGGGGTGTAAAACTGTTACAAACACTGCGATAACCGAACCTACTTTAATAGAAACCAAAATAGACGTAACAGCTTCTGACAGAATTGTTTGCTATGGAGATGCGGACGGTTACGTGAAAATTAAAGCTAAAGGAGGAACTCAACCTTATTCGATTGATATTTATACAAAGGAATCAAATAGCAGAGTTACGCCAGTTTCGTATGTGACTCCAAATCCTCCAAATCCGGCATTGGCTCCGGAAGTTGAAATCACAACAGACTCGATTTTGAAATCAGGTGTTTACTATGCAAAAGTAACAGATGCTACTGGTTGTTCGGTAGTTACAAGTGAATTTACGATTGAGGAATTTCCTGATATCCAACCGAAGGAAGTTTATCAGGATAAAACTTGTAATTCAAACGGGCTTTATGACCCAATTGCGGTGAGATTTGCAAGTGCTGTAGATGCAAATAATACGTTTTATATTTTGAATGGTACTCGAGGTTCGTTCTCAAGTGTTGAAGGAAATTACGGATTTATAGATAATTACGACAGAACGGTAGCAATACAAACCTTAACCATAGAGTATGTAAAATCACATTCTGACGGGCAACAATTAGGAAAATGTACAAGCTCTGTTTCAACAGTAACTGTGGAAGAAATTAAGGCTTTAACAGCAACGGAAGTTATCAATAATGGTTTGAATACTATTGAGGTAAAAGCCGAGGGAGGAGTAGCTCCGTACCGATATTCATTTAATAATCAAGACCAAGGAGATAATCCGGTGTATATTGTAAAAGAAAGCGACCCGAGATATGTTGACCCGCTGACAAATGAGGTTAGCAGAGAAATTTCAGTTGAGGTAACAGATGCTTTAGGTTGTACTTATACCCTTACAATAAGAAAAGTGTTCTATGATATCGTGACGCCGAATTTCTTTACTCCGGATGGTGACGGGATAAATGACAGATGGAAACCAAAAAATATTGAAAACTACCCGAAATCGAGGACTTACATCTTTGATAGAAATGGTAGAACGATGACAATATTAACGCCTGTTGATTCTTGGGACGGAATGTATGAGGGCAAACATATGCCATCGGGTGATTATTGGTATATTTTAGAGCTTAACAAGGCGAAAGATAACCGAAAATTCTATGGTAATTTTACACTATACAGGTAA
- a CDS encoding dihydrodipicolinate synthase family protein, with translation MKSLIAATYAPMDSKGVVSTKVVPQYADFLKRNGVKGIFANGSTGDFASLSVEERKEIIEAWAEQKSPDFFITNHVGDINLNHAVELAKHSADKVDAISTLAPFYFKPNLEKLIDYCKAIAEAAPNVPFYYYHIPDLTGANFDMTQFMQKVKEEIPTFAGLKFTQNNMIHFTQSRFYNNQEFNILFGVDEAFLPSLPLGATGWVGSTYNHLAKLYLAIKENFEKGNNEFAADLQQKAIEFVNIVASYGGFNGGGKSFMRLLGVDCGSARYPHVTLTASQLQEIYSKLEKLGITEYLSK, from the coding sequence ATGAAAAGTTTAATAGCTGCAACTTACGCTCCGATGGATTCAAAAGGAGTAGTTTCAACCAAGGTAGTTCCTCAATACGCCGATTTTTTAAAAAGAAACGGTGTTAAGGGTATCTTTGCAAATGGTTCTACAGGTGATTTTGCTTCGCTTTCTGTTGAAGAAAGGAAAGAAATCATTGAGGCGTGGGCTGAGCAGAAATCTCCAGACTTTTTCATTACCAACCACGTGGGGGACATCAATTTAAATCACGCTGTGGAATTGGCAAAACATTCTGCGGATAAGGTTGATGCAATCTCCACATTAGCACCTTTTTACTTCAAACCGAATCTTGAAAAATTAATAGATTATTGTAAAGCTATTGCCGAAGCAGCTCCAAACGTACCTTTTTATTATTATCATATTCCTGATTTAACTGGGGCTAACTTTGATATGACTCAATTTATGCAAAAAGTTAAGGAAGAAATTCCTACCTTTGCAGGGTTGAAGTTCACGCAGAACAATATGATTCATTTTACCCAATCAAGATTTTATAATAATCAGGAATTCAATATTCTTTTTGGGGTAGATGAGGCTTTTTTACCAAGCTTGCCTTTGGGAGCAACAGGCTGGGTGGGAAGTACTTACAATCATTTGGCGAAACTTTATTTGGCAATCAAAGAAAATTTTGAGAAAGGAAATAACGAATTTGCTGCTGATTTACAGCAAAAAGCCATAGAATTTGTTAATATTGTGGCTTCTTACGGAGGGTTTAATGGTGGCGGAAAGAGTTTTATGCGTTTGTTAGGTGTAGATTGCGGAAGTGCCAGATATCCTCACGTGACACTAACAGCAAGCCAATTGCAGGAAATTTACTCAAAATTGGAGAAATTAGGAATTACAGAATATTTATCAAAATAG
- a CDS encoding c-type cytochrome, giving the protein MKRITTTLAAVLLIFASCKNNNQNQQQTQESTPQTTVTEKETPKAEVVDTSNPSDFMSNKGIGPVKSVTIGETIDQAMAKKGEEHFKTLCSACHRPTKKFIGPAPKDILKRRSPEWVMNMIMNPEEMIQKDPIAMQLLKEANGAPMANQNVSEQQAREILEYFRTIE; this is encoded by the coding sequence ATGAAAAGAATAACAACAACATTAGCAGCAGTTTTACTCATTTTTGCAAGTTGTAAAAACAACAATCAGAATCAGCAGCAAACACAAGAAAGTACGCCTCAAACAACAGTAACGGAAAAAGAAACTCCTAAAGCTGAGGTGGTGGATACGTCTAATCCTTCGGATTTTATGTCAAACAAAGGAATAGGTCCGGTCAAAAGTGTAACCATTGGCGAAACAATTGACCAAGCTATGGCTAAAAAAGGAGAGGAGCATTTCAAAACATTGTGCTCGGCTTGCCATAGACCTACAAAAAAATTCATTGGTCCGGCTCCGAAAGACATTTTAAAAAGACGTTCGCCAGAGTGGGTTATGAATATGATTATGAATCCGGAAGAAATGATTCAGAAAGACCCAATCGCAATGCAATTGCTTAAAGAGGCTAACGGAGCTCCGATGGCAAACCAAAATGTTTCTGAGCAACAGGCTCGTGAAATTTTGGAATATTTCAGAACCATCGAATAA